GAGCGTTTCCTGTCAGTGTTTGCTTCGACTCCAGACCTCCTGCGACTTCTCATCATCCCGATTCTCGGGTGGGCGGCGTGGCGCGACATCAAGACGCGCCGGGTGCCAAACGAGACGTGGATTCCGCTCGCGATTCTCGCGGTCTCGCTGTTCGCGTGGGACGCCTCCGTCGCTTACACGGCCAGCGAATTCGCCCGCCAACTGTTCACGATTCGGGCCGGACTCAGCGTCGGCATCGTCATCCCACTCAGCTACCTGTTCTGGCGCATTGGCGGCTTTGGCGGCGCGGACGCGAAGGCGCTGTTCGTTATCGCCGTGTTGTTCCCGACGTTCCCCGTCTACCGCATCGCCGACACCGTACTCCCGTCCGTCTGGACGCCACTCGGCGTGTTCTCGCTCACGATTCTCACGAACGCCGTCCTCATCGGTATCGCCTACCCAGTCGTCCTGACGCTCAGCAACGCCCTCTCCGGGGACATCTCGAAGGTGATGTTCGTCGGCAAGCGCATCACTTGGGACGAGGTCACGCGCTCGTACGGTCGCATTCTCGAAACCTCGTCGGGATTCACCCGCGGTGGCCTCGACATCGACGCCCTTCGGATGTACCTGCGCTATCGCGGCCTCACCCTCGAAGAACTCAGAGCGAACCCGAACGCCTTCCGCGACCCGGCGACGCTCCCCGCGGAACCGAATCATCCGGGTGACGGCGCGCTCGCAGACGGCGGTGTCGAACTCGAACAGTCGCCGAAACCCGACCCGGCAGACCCCGCCGCCGCCGACCCCTGGGGCGCACAGGCCTTCCTCGACGACATCGACCACTGGGCGTATGGAACCACGCCACAGCAACTCCGCGAAGGGCTCGACTTGCTCGTCACCGCAGAGAACGTCTGGATTTCGCCTGGCATCCCGTTCATCGTCCCGCTGTTCGTCGGCCTGCTCGTCGCGCTCTCCTACGGCGACGTGCTGTTCGCCATCCTCGAAGCGATTGGCCTCGCGTGAAAAGACTCAAAGCCACCTCCTCCCTTCTCCCGACTATGACGATTGCCCTCGCGTTCGACGAACAGGACCTGCTGCCGGCCATCGCGCAGGACGACGAGACGGGCGAAGTGCTGATGCTCGCCTACGTCACCGAAGAAGCAGTCGAGCAGACCAAAGAGACGGGCCTCGCCCACTACTACTCGCGCTCTCGTGACGAACTCTGGAAGAAAGGAGGAACCAGTGGTCACGTCCAGCACGTCTCGGAAATTCGCGTCGATTGCGACGGCGACACCCTCCTCTACCTCGTCCAGCAGGAGGGCGGCGGCGCGTGCCACACGGGCTACCGGTCGTGTTTCTACCGGACGATAGACGGCGAGGTGGTCGACGAAAAAGCGTTCGACCCGGACGACGTGTACTGACTACTCCTCTTCTGCTTCGCTCGTGGCTTCCAGTTTTGCCTCCACGAGCGCCTCGTACATTCCGTCGACGAGTTCCTGGGCGCGGTGTTTGCCGTGGGCCTCGGCGTAGATGCGGATGAGCGGTTCGGTCCCACTCGGGCGGACGAGCACCCACGCGTCGCCGTGGTCGAGGCGGAAGCCGTCGATGGTCGAGAGTTCCGCGGACGCCTTCTCTGCGTGCTGTTCTGCGGCAAATAACATCGCGTCGTACTCGGCGTCGGTGTCGTAGTGAATCTTCGTCCGGATGTTCTCGTACCCCTCGAACTGCTTGACCACCTCGCTCGCCTGTCGGTCTGCGAGGAGTTCGAGGAACTTCGCGGCGGTGTAGGCCCCGTCGCGGGCGAGGCGGTAGTCGGGGAACAGTACCCCACCGTTGCCCTCCCCGGCGATTGGGACGTGGACGTCCCCGCGCTGGAGTTCCTCGATGCGGGTGATGATGTTCGTACTTCCCACAGGCGTGAGTTCGAGCGATGCGCCCACCTCGGCGGTCAAGTCGACGAGGCGCTGGGAGACGTTCACCGCGGAGACGGTGGCGTCCTCGGGTTTGAGTTCGGCCGCAGCAAGAGCGGCGAGCGTCGCGTCACCCTCGATGTAGCGCCCGTTCTCGTCGTAGAAGATGGCCCGGTCTGCGTCGCCGTCGTGGGCGATGCCGATGTCGGCGTCCGCCGCCCGGACGAGTCGCCCGAGGTCAGCGAGGTTCTCTGGAATCGGTTCGGGGTCTCGACCCGGGAAGTGGCCGTCCGGTTGGGCGTTGACCGTCACGACGTCGCAGCCGAGTTCGCGGAAGAAGTCGGGGCTGGTGAGCGACCCTGCGCCGTGGCCGGGGTCGAGGGCGACGGTCAGGTTCGCGTCGGCGATTTTCTCGCGGTCGACGGCTTCGAGGAGTTCTTCGACGTACGCTTTCCGTGCCCCCTCGACGATGCGGGTGTTTCCCGTCTCGTCCCACGGGATTTTGTCGAACTTCTCACCGAGGATGGTGCCTTCGACGCGTTCGAGCTGGTGTTTCGAGAGTTCGACGCCGTCGTCGCCGACGAGTTTGATGCCGTTGTACTCGGGCGGGTTGTGGCTCGCCGTAATCATGAGCGCAGGGATGCACTCGCGTTCTGCGTATGCCTGGAGGCCCGGCGTTGGGATGACGCCGATGCGGTCTACGTCTGCGCCCGTACTCGCGAGGCCGCTCGCGGCGGCGTCGGCCAGCATTCGCCCGGTGGTTCGTGTGTCGCGCCCGACCGCGACGCGGTCTGCGTTCCAGACCGTTCCAGCGGCCGCCGCGACGCGCAGGGCGAACGACGGCGTGAGTTCGATGTTCGCCACACCGCGGGTGCCACTCGACCCGAATACTTTCATTAACAGAAATGTAGCGCGGGTTGATTGAAAGCCTTCCGACGTTCTCCGGCGGGTGTGTGGCAGTCTCGGGCAGGATTGCTGGATTTGTTGAGTATGGGTTCCAGGTATGAGCAGTATGCTGGTATATATGTTTGGTCATTAATATTCAAAATTGGTTTAATAAAACTATCTAAATCCAAACCAAAAACAATCTATATAATTTGGTTAATTCAATCATCAACTGGCGTATTAAGTCCTAAACGCCCATCTTCGTGAATATCAACCAAAATGAACCCCCCAGTGACCTGTTCTCCGCTTGGCCCTCCTGGTCCGAGTCCAAGCCATGTACTTGCGTTTATTCCTATCTCTAATTGAACTACTATATGGAATGCACCTGTTTCGGAGATGAAGGTTGATTTACGCACTCGGCCGCCTGCTGCCACGTCAAATTCATCCGTTCGATCCCAAATTGATGGAGCTTCGGGTGGCTGGGTGTCATCTCTGAAGGGGGCATCATTGTCGTCTTCACTCGTTTTTGAGACAGTTACTGTGACTGTATGCGGTTGGTCGTGGTCGTTCGCAATGACCAGCGTTCCTGATTGGATTGGATCTTGGTCAAGGGTGCATCCGCTCAATGGCACAGTTATTGTGGTAATCGCTCCAAAAATAAACGCCCGTCTACGAAGTTGAACCCTGGCAATTTTATGTTCTATTCTGTCATACGTTTTATGGAATTGTCCATTGGGGGAAGTCATTAGTAAGCAAAGAGTTTCCTCAATGAGTTCCAATAAATCCACCGTAAAAAATTAGCTTCTTCCTTTTTAGTCGTCCGCGCTCACCGACTCATTCCTCCCACTCCCTAATGCCTCACCAACCGTACCCCTCGTCTGCTTCAAGATGCCCCGGAACGCCTTCCGGCGGGTGAAGAACAGAAGCGCGCCGATGACGATGTAGAGCACCGAGTAGGCGAGAAGGAGTTCGTAGCTCGAAATCGCGAGCGAGATGTACTCGCGGATGAGCAGGAACTCGATGACGACCTGCGAGACGAACAGCGTGAGCAGGACGACCGCTTCGCGGGCGGAGATTTCGAAGTTCACCAGAATCGAGATGGCGAAGAAGGACTGGGCTGCGGTGAGCCAGATTTCGCCGGATTGCTTCTGGTCGAACGGGAGCGCACCGTAGGTGCCAAGTGCGATGGAGTAGACCACCACGAGCGTCCCGATGAGGAGCGTCCACTGGTTGAGTTTCGAGGAGATGAGCGCGTTGAATCCGGCGGTCGAGCGCGCCTTGTTCACCAGGTAGGCGACGACGATGAGTTCCGGCGACTCGGAGGCCAGCGGCGCGACCCACTGAATCATGAAGAACGACGGAATGCCAACATTCTTGCCGAGTTCTTCGAGGCCATGTGCGAAGGGTTCGACGGCGGTGAAAATCATCAGTCCGGAGAAGGCGAACAGCGCGATGACGGTGGCAATCCGCTTGCCTTTTGGAAATCGCTGGAGGTAGGCGGGAACGCCCACGTTGTGTTCTTCGTGTTCGATGTCGCCCTTGAGAATGATGGCGATGTAGGCGACGTAGAGGCCGACGAGGAACAGCATGTCGAGGATGTCGATGCCGCCACCGAGTGGGACGAGGAACGCCCACAGCGTGGCGACGAGCAAGAAGACGATCTCGAGACCGATATCGCGGTCGAGTTTGACCACGTCTGCGAGGAAACCAGTCCGTCGCTCGACGGAGGAGTCTTTCGACGACCCGGAACGATAGAGGGTGAACAGCGTGATGCCGGCCCAGCCGATGCCGATGAGGATGCGGTTCGCGCCGGTCATGTTCGCGATGGCGAGGTTACCGGCTTCGACGCCGCGTTCTGTGCCGGCGAAGACCCCTGCGTTCCAGGCGTAGAGTGCGTCAACCGCATATTCGGGTGCAACGGCGAGCACCGCCAAAACAGCGATGGCGAACGCTCGCGGCACGTCCTTCTCTGCGGTCTCTGCCCCCCACGCGAGCAAGAACGACGCGCCGAGAACGGCGAGACCGCTCACGACGACCGTCGCGCCCGTCGAGAGCGACGGCACGAGGCCAAGCCACACGGCAATCCACGGCAGCGTCAGCACGACCGTTGCCGCGATTGCGCCGAGCGATTTTTGTCTCATCTGTCGATTCGCCCCTCCGTCAAGTGGCCCGTCGATACGCGGGCCGGTGATAGGTCGTCCATGTGTACGAACTGCTCGTTCACGTAGGCAAACGAGGGACGGATATTTAATTCACAAGCTATCGTCTCATGCGCGGAATTCTCGGGGTAGACGGCGTGAAGGGCACGAAAACGCGTTCGAGCGGGTCTGTGGGAATTCAACTCGCAGACCGGCTGAAGACGCCGAAATCGGCTCTTTCGGGGTTAGATAGCTCTCGCTCGCCACCGTGACGGTCAGTCGAGGAACTCGACGGTCGCGCTGGCGGCGTTCTTTTTGACGCTCTCGATGCCGCGCTCGACGCCCTGTTTGGTCTGGTAGCCTTCGCCGCTGTCTGCGATGATGTTGCCGTTCGAGGCGACGAGTCGCCAGCGCCACTGGTCTGCGTTGTCCTGGAACACTTCGAACGTTGCGCGCGTTGCCATATTTGACACCTCGCACGACCGGTACAAAGAACGCGTGGATTGTCCCGAAAGCTTATCACATCAGTGATTTGACCAGAACCATGTCCCTCCGCGAACGAATCGGTGCGCTGCAGGTTCCTGTCGCCTTGCTGGCGGTGATGAGTCTCGTGAGCATCCTCGGCGAGATGCACACGCTGGTGACCGGCCCCGACCAGGGGTTTCCCGGTGGCCTCGCATTACTCCTCGCCTACGCCATCGCGTGGGTGAGTTTCGTCGCTCTCGCGTTCATCTTCGCAGTTCCGACCACGCACCCATGGGCAATCCAGTTTTCGCGGCCCCAGCGATTGCTGTTTCTCACGTCGGGAATTGCGTCGATTGCGAGTCTCCTCCTTCCGTTCTCGATGTTCACCATCGCCCTCGCGCTCGGTCTCTCCGACCTCTCGCTCGTCGGGAACGCGTGGCTGCTCGCGATGGTCGTCGCTGTGGGAACGTTTGTTGGCGGCCTGTGTTGGCGGTTGGGGGAGGCAGTCTGGCGCGTCGCTCGCCCTGCCTGACCGCTGTCATTTTTGTCCGGCACGGGTCGCCTTTCTATCCCGCAACACTTTCACCTGCCCCGTTCCGTGTGTCAGCCATGCAAAGCCTCGAGGAAAAACGAGTGTTCGGCGAAAAGACGGGAAAGACCGTCGTCCTCGCGGCCACCGACGTTGGCGTCGCGGCCGTCTCGATTGCGGGAGCACAGGTCGGCCAGACTGAACTGCTCGTCCAGTGTGCGGCACGGGACGTCGCGGCGAACGACGAACAGGTCGCCGTCGCCACCGAAGAGGATGTGCTTGTCCACGACGGCGAGGAATTCGTGGAGACGGGTTTCGGCCCGGCGACGGCCGTCGAGTTCAACGACGGCGTCTTGCTCGCGGGCGGGCCAGCGGGTACCCTTGCTCGCTATGCCACCGACTGGTCTGCGATTAC
This sequence is a window from Haladaptatus sp. QDMS2. Protein-coding genes within it:
- a CDS encoding A24 family peptidase, translating into MFASTPDLLRLLIIPILGWAAWRDIKTRRVPNETWIPLAILAVSLFAWDASVAYTASEFARQLFTIRAGLSVGIVIPLSYLFWRIGGFGGADAKALFVIAVLFPTFPVYRIADTVLPSVWTPLGVFSLTILTNAVLIGIAYPVVLTLSNALSGDISKVMFVGKRITWDEVTRSYGRILETSSGFTRGGLDIDALRMYLRYRGLTLEELRANPNAFRDPATLPAEPNHPGDGALADGGVELEQSPKPDPADPAAADPWGAQAFLDDIDHWAYGTTPQQLREGLDLLVTAENVWISPGIPFIVPLFVGLLVALSYGDVLFAILEAIGLA
- the hisI gene encoding phosphoribosyl-AMP cyclohydrolase, which produces MTIALAFDEQDLLPAIAQDDETGEVLMLAYVTEEAVEQTKETGLAHYYSRSRDELWKKGGTSGHVQHVSEIRVDCDGDTLLYLVQQEGGGACHTGYRSCFYRTIDGEVVDEKAFDPDDVY
- the glmM gene encoding phosphoglucosamine mutase; its protein translation is MKVFGSSGTRGVANIELTPSFALRVAAAAGTVWNADRVAVGRDTRTTGRMLADAAASGLASTGADVDRIGVIPTPGLQAYAERECIPALMITASHNPPEYNGIKLVGDDGVELSKHQLERVEGTILGEKFDKIPWDETGNTRIVEGARKAYVEELLEAVDREKIADANLTVALDPGHGAGSLTSPDFFRELGCDVVTVNAQPDGHFPGRDPEPIPENLADLGRLVRAADADIGIAHDGDADRAIFYDENGRYIEGDATLAALAAAELKPEDATVSAVNVSQRLVDLTAEVGASLELTPVGSTNIITRIEELQRGDVHVPIAGEGNGGVLFPDYRLARDGAYTAAKFLELLADRQASEVVKQFEGYENIRTKIHYDTDAEYDAMLFAAEQHAEKASAELSTIDGFRLDHGDAWVLVRPSGTEPLIRIYAEAHGKHRAQELVDGMYEALVEAKLEATSEAEEE
- a CDS encoding sodium:calcium antiporter — its product is MRQKSLGAIAATVVLTLPWIAVWLGLVPSLSTGATVVVSGLAVLGASFLLAWGAETAEKDVPRAFAIAVLAVLAVAPEYAVDALYAWNAGVFAGTERGVEAGNLAIANMTGANRILIGIGWAGITLFTLYRSGSSKDSSVERRTGFLADVVKLDRDIGLEIVFLLVATLWAFLVPLGGGIDILDMLFLVGLYVAYIAIILKGDIEHEEHNVGVPAYLQRFPKGKRIATVIALFAFSGLMIFTAVEPFAHGLEELGKNVGIPSFFMIQWVAPLASESPELIVVAYLVNKARSTAGFNALISSKLNQWTLLIGTLVVVYSIALGTYGALPFDQKQSGEIWLTAAQSFFAISILVNFEISAREAVVLLTLFVSQVVIEFLLIREYISLAISSYELLLAYSVLYIVIGALLFFTRRKAFRGILKQTRGTVGEALGSGRNESVSADD
- a CDS encoding HVO_2922 family protein, which produces MATRATFEVFQDNADQWRWRLVASNGNIIADSGEGYQTKQGVERGIESVKKNAASATVEFLD